A stretch of the Glutamicibacter sp. JL.03c genome encodes the following:
- a CDS encoding glycosyltransferase, with translation MQQPGSGDAGGMNVYIQNLSFALGALGHEVHMITRTASESRSLQVGEGVWMHEVQVAAEQTLSKEELPEIIAPAVQEVSAHSQGLKFDIVHAHYWLSGMVGLQLAEQWSAPLLVSMHTSAAAKEHESGIAEPGNRKEAEKLLLAECARIIANTPVEAKQLARFYDVESSKLDVVLPGVNHRIFHPDQDKLRRPLGEDDLHLVYAGRLQPLKGAHLLLEAMGIARRSHPELRITASLFGAMSGSADYDLESLAKRQDLSDVVRFYDPLEPAKLALVFANADIVAVPSLSETFGLVAAEAQACGTPVMANAVGGLAYAVNDRRSGWLMPEPDASLWARRLVELAQNPDEVTAAGHGALEHSGLFTWERAAVATLASYRMAQSQLQL, from the coding sequence ATGCAGCAACCAGGCTCAGGCGACGCCGGCGGCATGAACGTGTACATTCAGAACCTCTCCTTCGCATTGGGGGCTTTAGGCCACGAAGTGCACATGATCACGCGGACCGCTTCGGAATCACGGTCTCTTCAGGTTGGTGAAGGCGTGTGGATGCACGAGGTCCAGGTAGCGGCTGAGCAAACTCTGTCGAAGGAAGAGCTCCCGGAGATCATCGCCCCTGCTGTGCAAGAAGTCTCCGCACATTCGCAGGGACTGAAGTTCGATATCGTTCACGCTCATTATTGGCTGTCGGGAATGGTCGGACTCCAGCTCGCTGAGCAATGGTCCGCGCCCCTGTTGGTTTCGATGCATACCTCGGCCGCTGCCAAGGAGCATGAATCGGGTATTGCCGAGCCGGGAAATCGCAAAGAAGCCGAGAAGCTGCTGCTTGCTGAATGCGCACGCATCATCGCCAATACTCCCGTTGAAGCCAAGCAATTGGCACGCTTTTACGACGTGGAATCCAGCAAATTAGATGTCGTGCTGCCAGGGGTGAATCACCGGATTTTCCACCCGGACCAGGACAAATTGCGCAGGCCCCTGGGCGAGGATGATCTGCATCTGGTCTATGCAGGTCGCTTGCAGCCGCTCAAGGGAGCCCACTTGCTGCTTGAAGCAATGGGGATCGCCCGGCGCAGCCATCCGGAGTTGCGCATTACCGCTTCGTTATTCGGCGCGATGTCGGGATCTGCCGACTACGACTTGGAATCCCTCGCCAAGAGGCAGGATCTGAGCGACGTCGTCCGCTTCTACGATCCCTTGGAACCGGCCAAACTAGCGCTGGTCTTTGCCAACGCCGACATAGTCGCTGTTCCTTCTTTGTCCGAGACTTTCGGCTTGGTGGCCGCAGAGGCCCAGGCGTGCGGTACACCAGTGATGGCAAATGCAGTCGGAGGGCTTGCCTACGCCGTGAATGACCGACGATCCGGGTGGCTGATGCCGGAACCGGATGCTTCCCTGTGGGCTCGCAGACTTGTCGAGCTGGCCCAAAATCCTGATGAGGTGACAGCCGCAGGCCATGGAGCCTTGGAGCATTCTGGGCTGTTCACCTGGGAGCGCGCTGCGGTGGCCACTCTCGCCAGCTACCGGATGGCCCAGTCGCAGCTCCAGCTCTGA
- a CDS encoding alpha/beta fold hydrolase has protein sequence MGDGSRLYWEEFGSPEGIPALHLHGGPGGTLGNSGYRQRWDLPRTRLIGFEQRGCGRSTPTAADLAVPSDHFTMQKMIQDIKALRIARGIDKWILNGVSWGSTLALAYAQAHPERVHGQVLFAVTTTSRDEVQWITETVGSIFPEAWERLEKFARDYDPEYESGSKSLIDSYARLLANSDSVLRDAASLEWALWEDTHISLGSGSVTRDPRWSDQDFRHSMTRLTTHFWSNDGFCQPPILQQIDRVKHLPAIFIHGRHDVSSPVATAWKLHRAWPGSELQICENDAHGGATMVERWTAANSTMLGLAS, from the coding sequence GTGGGCGACGGCAGCAGATTGTATTGGGAAGAATTTGGCTCTCCCGAGGGTATTCCAGCCTTGCATTTACACGGCGGACCGGGTGGGACTCTGGGGAACTCCGGGTATCGCCAGCGCTGGGATCTGCCCCGAACCAGGCTGATCGGGTTTGAACAACGAGGTTGCGGACGCTCGACACCAACAGCAGCCGACCTCGCAGTTCCCTCAGATCACTTCACAATGCAGAAAATGATCCAAGACATTAAAGCCCTGCGCATCGCCCGCGGCATCGACAAATGGATCCTGAACGGGGTGTCATGGGGCTCAACTCTGGCGTTGGCTTATGCCCAAGCGCACCCAGAACGGGTTCACGGCCAAGTGCTCTTCGCCGTGACTACCACCAGCAGGGACGAAGTCCAATGGATCACCGAAACCGTCGGCTCAATTTTTCCCGAGGCCTGGGAACGCCTTGAGAAATTTGCCCGCGACTACGATCCGGAATACGAATCAGGCTCAAAAAGCCTGATCGATTCCTATGCGCGGTTACTGGCGAATTCAGACTCTGTTCTTCGAGATGCCGCATCCTTGGAGTGGGCACTCTGGGAAGATACCCATATTTCCCTTGGCAGCGGGTCAGTGACTCGCGATCCACGATGGAGTGACCAGGATTTCCGGCATTCGATGACCCGGCTCACGACGCACTTCTGGTCTAACGACGGCTTTTGCCAACCGCCGATCCTGCAACAGATCGACCGCGTGAAGCACCTGCCGGCCATCTTCATCCATGGGCGACATGATGTTTCAAGCCCGGTGGCCACCGCGTGGAAACTGCATCGGGCTTGGCCGGGATCGGAGCTGCAGATTTGCGAAAACGACGCTCATGGCGGAGCAACGATGGTTGAGCGGTGGACGGCTGCAAATTCCACGATGCTAGGGCTAGCTTCTTGA